A window of the Microvirga terrae genome harbors these coding sequences:
- a CDS encoding TAXI family TRAP transporter solute-binding subunit gives MSGRVNTWSPVGRFFRHFSLQAAVVAAALASGTLAAPAQPTPAPPAPAFNPARANAGTLGVISGGADGTYIRIAADLANVLDGEDLRVLPMIGRGSLQNLRDIMFLRGVDIGIVQMDAREQLKAENLQNDAVRRLRFITRLYNEEVHIIADREITDIRQLDGKKVNIDKAGSGTNLTSRLIFDKLGIKPEMTTFDQASSYAKLKSGDIQAAVYVAGRPVRAIAEFQTEGRFHLLSIPFEGEIAESYFPARFANADYPQLVDKDKPAETLAVGSLLAVFNWPENSDRYNRVKRFVDAFFSRFDEFLQPGRHPKWKEVNLAADVPGWERVRPAQAWLDRAATASKPSPQGQSFESFLKGRGIDVSAEQREVLFREFLAWQSDRQRSARRVTRQD, from the coding sequence ATGTCGGGTCGCGTGAATACCTGGTCTCCCGTTGGCAGATTTTTCCGCCATTTCTCTCTCCAGGCCGCCGTGGTGGCAGCCGCACTCGCGTCCGGCACCCTCGCGGCGCCCGCCCAGCCGACCCCTGCCCCGCCGGCGCCGGCATTCAACCCGGCCCGCGCCAATGCGGGCACCCTCGGGGTGATCTCGGGCGGGGCGGACGGCACCTATATCCGCATCGCGGCCGACCTCGCCAACGTGCTCGACGGCGAGGACCTGCGCGTGCTGCCGATGATCGGGCGCGGCTCGCTGCAGAACCTGCGCGACATCATGTTCCTGCGCGGGGTCGACATCGGGATCGTGCAGATGGATGCGCGCGAGCAGCTGAAGGCGGAGAACCTCCAGAACGATGCGGTGCGGCGCCTGCGCTTCATCACCCGCCTCTACAACGAGGAGGTCCACATCATCGCCGACCGGGAGATCACCGACATCCGTCAGCTCGACGGCAAGAAGGTGAACATCGACAAGGCCGGCAGCGGCACCAACCTGACCTCCCGGCTGATCTTCGACAAGCTCGGGATCAAGCCCGAGATGACCACCTTCGACCAGGCCTCGTCCTATGCGAAGCTCAAGTCGGGAGACATCCAGGCGGCCGTTTACGTGGCCGGACGCCCGGTCCGGGCGATCGCCGAGTTCCAGACCGAGGGCCGCTTCCACCTTCTCTCGATTCCGTTCGAGGGAGAGATCGCGGAAAGCTACTTCCCGGCGCGTTTCGCGAACGCCGATTATCCGCAGCTCGTCGACAAGGACAAACCCGCCGAGACCCTGGCGGTCGGCAGCCTGCTGGCCGTGTTCAACTGGCCCGAGAACTCCGACCGCTACAACCGCGTCAAGCGCTTCGTCGACGCGTTCTTCTCCCGGTTCGACGAGTTCCTGCAGCCGGGCCGGCATCCGAAGTGGAAGGAGGTCAACCTGGCGGCCGACGTGCCCGGCTGGGAGCGCGTGAGGCCCGCCCAGGCCTGGCTCGACCGGGCCGCCACGGCGAGCAAGCCCTCGCCCCAGGGCCAGAGCTTCGAGAGCTTCCTGAAGGGCAGAGGCATCGACGTCTCGGCCGAGCAGCGCGAGGTCCTGTTCCGGGAATTCCTCGCCTGGCAGAGCGATCGGCAACGATCCGCCCGGCGCGTCACCCGGCAGGACTGA